The following proteins come from a genomic window of Alicyclobacillus dauci:
- a CDS encoding VOC family protein, producing the protein MIKIKFCTIPVADQDRALKFYTEKLGCEVLTDQPFGNGTRWIEVAWPGRETAFVLFTPPGMEERVGGFTMASISTDNIEKTYEEFSSKGVEFVEAPKAQPWGIQAIFKDSEGNSFVMTQEDK; encoded by the coding sequence ATGATAAAAATTAAGTTCTGTACGATCCCGGTAGCAGATCAAGATCGCGCACTGAAGTTTTATACCGAAAAACTGGGCTGCGAGGTCCTTACGGACCAACCGTTTGGAAATGGCACACGGTGGATCGAAGTGGCGTGGCCCGGCCGAGAAACGGCGTTTGTGCTGTTTACTCCACCAGGAATGGAAGAGCGGGTTGGCGGATTCACCATGGCTTCAATCAGTACCGATAATATCGAGAAAACATATGAGGAATTTTCCTCCAAAGGCGTCGAGTTCGTTGAGGCTCCGAAGGCACAACCTTGGGGTATCCAGGCCATTTTCAAAGACAGCGAAGGCAACTCCTTCGTCATGACCCAAGAGGACAAATAG
- a CDS encoding MFS transporter, with product MAVWAVAFACVIAFMGLGLVDPILPAIGKELHATPAQVELLFTSYNAVMAVAMLITGVISSRIGSKGTLLIGLVLIVIFSFLAGHSGSIGEIVGFRAGWGLGNALFIATALAAIVAVGRGGTAASVILYEAALGLGISVGPLLGGLLGGISWRGPFYGVAVLMAIGFIAVSILLRGVPKVTRRTSVLDPFRALSHRGLLSIGIMALLYNFGFFTILAYTPYVLPHLDAHGLGLVFFGWGVLLAIFSVFVAPKLQQRFGTLKTTYVMLVLIAAVLLVIGIFADYQSVVIVAVIVCGAFLGVNNTLVTTAVMNAAPIERSTASAAYSFVRFIGSAIAPWLAGKLGTVFSPHIPYYVGTAGVLLGLCVLFSARNHLQSI from the coding sequence ATGGCTGTTTGGGCCGTTGCATTTGCTTGTGTCATCGCATTTATGGGACTCGGCCTTGTCGATCCCATTCTGCCCGCCATCGGGAAGGAATTACATGCAACCCCAGCCCAGGTTGAGCTGCTGTTTACCAGTTACAATGCAGTGATGGCTGTGGCCATGCTCATCACTGGAGTCATATCGAGTCGGATTGGATCCAAAGGTACCCTGCTCATTGGGCTCGTATTAATCGTTATCTTTTCTTTTTTAGCCGGTCATTCTGGATCGATTGGTGAAATTGTTGGGTTCCGCGCTGGCTGGGGATTGGGAAATGCATTATTTATCGCTACTGCGCTGGCTGCTATCGTCGCCGTGGGCAGAGGCGGTACAGCCGCATCAGTCATTTTATACGAAGCTGCACTTGGCCTCGGTATTTCCGTTGGGCCGCTTCTTGGCGGTTTACTTGGTGGTATCAGTTGGCGTGGCCCTTTTTACGGTGTTGCCGTTTTAATGGCTATCGGATTTATTGCAGTCTCTATCCTGTTGCGTGGTGTACCAAAAGTCACTCGGCGTACGTCCGTTCTTGATCCGTTTCGAGCACTAAGCCATCGTGGTCTCTTATCGATAGGAATCATGGCACTTCTTTATAACTTTGGATTTTTTACAATCCTGGCGTATACCCCGTATGTCTTACCCCATCTAGATGCCCATGGATTGGGTCTGGTGTTTTTTGGGTGGGGTGTGCTTTTGGCTATATTTTCTGTATTCGTTGCCCCAAAGTTACAACAGCGGTTTGGAACGCTAAAAACGACGTACGTTATGCTGGTTCTTATCGCAGCCGTTTTGCTCGTCATTGGTATTTTTGCGGATTATCAAAGTGTCGTTATTGTAGCCGTTATTGTATGCGGGGCTTTTCTTGGAGTAAATAATACTTTGGTCACCACTGCTGTAATGAACGCAGCACCTATCGAACGGTCGACAGCTTCTGCAGCCTACAGTTTCGTGCGGTTCATCGGGAGTGCCATCGCACCTTGGCTTGCGGGTAAACTGGGAACGGTATTCAGTCCGCATATTCCGTATTACGTTGGAACGGCTGGCGTGCTTCTGGGATTGTGCGTTCTGTTTTCTGCACGCAACCATCTGCAGTCAATCTAA
- a CDS encoding transposase yields the protein MKKQYTPEFKAKVVQEILKEEKTMAQIASEYGVHPVQLSQWKKVALENMSSLFVDERKAVKEQKAQEQKIERLYAKVGQLTTQLEWLKKTTAE from the coding sequence ATGAAAAAACAGTACACACCCGAGTTCAAAGCCAAAGTCGTCCAAGAGATTCTAAAAGAGGAAAAAACCATGGCGCAGATTGCTTCGGAGTACGGTGTTCACCCGGTGCAATTGAGCCAGTGGAAGAAAGTCGCCCTAGAGAACATGTCCAGCTTGTTCGTAGATGAACGGAAGGCGGTCAAAGAACAGAAGGCACAGGAGCAGAAAATCGAACGACTCTACGCCAAGGTCGGTCAACTCACCACTCAACTGGAGTGGCTAAAAAAAACTACGGCGGAATAA